One Paenisporosarcina sp. FSL H8-0542 genomic region harbors:
- a CDS encoding dihydrolipoamide acetyltransferase family protein, translating to MAIEQIKMPQLGESVTEGTIEKWLVQPGDKVNKYDSLAEVNTDKVTAEIPSSFTGVIKELIATEGQTLEVGAVVCTIETEGGASSEESTSEETPTEKATAAEMPAAESKKAAAPTPVREKGAKARYSPAVLKLAQENDIDLSLVDGTGNEGRITRKDLLAIIESGNIPTAKAEQAAPKAETAAPAQNTAQASKPAAARVNVPVAVGDIEIPVTGIRKAIAANMLRSKHEAPHAWTMIEVDVTNLVQYRDSIKNEFKKKEGFNVTYFAFFVKAVSQALKEFPMMNSMWAGDKIVQKKDINISIAVATEDALFVPVIKNADEKTIKGIGREINELAGKVRAGKLKSDEMQGGTFTVNNTGSFGSIQSMGIINYPQAAILQVESIVKRPVIMDGGMIAARDMVNLCLSLDHRVLDGLVCGRFLARVKEILENMTKENTSVY from the coding sequence TTGGCAATCGAACAAATTAAAATGCCCCAGCTTGGTGAATCCGTAACAGAAGGAACAATCGAAAAATGGTTGGTTCAACCGGGTGACAAAGTGAATAAGTACGATTCACTTGCTGAAGTGAATACAGATAAAGTAACAGCTGAAATTCCTTCTTCATTTACAGGTGTAATTAAAGAACTGATCGCTACTGAAGGTCAAACTTTGGAAGTTGGCGCAGTTGTTTGTACAATCGAAACAGAAGGTGGTGCATCTTCAGAAGAATCAACATCTGAAGAAACTCCTACAGAAAAAGCAACAGCTGCAGAAATGCCTGCTGCTGAATCGAAGAAGGCTGCAGCACCGACTCCAGTTCGTGAAAAAGGTGCGAAAGCCCGTTATTCACCTGCGGTTCTGAAACTTGCTCAAGAAAACGATATCGACTTATCACTAGTGGACGGAACGGGTAATGAAGGTCGTATTACGCGTAAAGACTTACTTGCGATTATCGAAAGCGGTAATATCCCGACGGCAAAAGCAGAACAAGCTGCTCCTAAAGCAGAAACTGCTGCGCCTGCTCAAAACACAGCTCAAGCTTCTAAACCAGCTGCGGCTCGTGTCAATGTACCAGTAGCTGTAGGTGATATCGAAATTCCGGTTACAGGAATTCGTAAAGCCATCGCTGCCAACATGTTGCGCAGTAAACATGAAGCACCACATGCGTGGACAATGATTGAAGTAGATGTAACAAACCTAGTTCAATACCGCGATTCCATCAAAAATGAATTCAAGAAAAAAGAAGGATTCAATGTGACGTATTTCGCATTCTTCGTAAAAGCTGTTTCTCAAGCTTTAAAAGAATTCCCAATGATGAACTCAATGTGGGCTGGTGACAAAATCGTACAGAAAAAAGACATCAACATTTCAATCGCTGTTGCGACGGAAGATGCTTTATTCGTACCGGTAATTAAAAATGCTGATGAAAAAACAATCAAAGGTATCGGTCGTGAAATCAATGAATTGGCAGGCAAAGTACGTGCTGGTAAATTGAAATCTGATGAAATGCAAGGTGGTACATTCACAGTAAATAACACCGGTTCATTCGGTTCAATTCAATCAATGGGCATCATCAATTACCCACAAGCAGCAATTCTACAAGTAGAATCAATCGTTAAACGTCCAGTAATCATGGATGGCGGAATGATTGCAGCTCGCGACATGGTTAATTTATGTTTATCTCTTGATCACCGTGTATTGGATGGCTTGGTTTGCGGACGCTTCTTAGCTCGCGTAAAAGAAATCCTTGAAAACATGACGAAAGAAAACACTTCAGTTTATTAA